The proteins below come from a single Brevundimonas sp. LM2 genomic window:
- a CDS encoding cell wall metabolism sensor histidine kinase WalK, whose product MPFDDSPSPVAPLPSSRLWTAGTTGGIAVIIMLVIAAARPDISIWLVGGAAVVALVTWLGSRQAPTIDPTASAQAPQATGGLDDGRLLDSVFEALDDPVLIISGGEADDIAGRRIVLANRAAREVLRVPREGMLLVSAMRDPNVLEAVDEALFGGVSRTTDYAAGGARTRHWKAWVRPLPAPEGAPLALLGLRDETDVRRMELMRVDFLANASHELRTPLASLSGFIETLKGHARDDPAARDRFLDIMAAQANRMSRLVADLLSLSRIELNEHIPPSGRIDLGRAAADVVDALSVLSQDRGVSIHLDVASEARITGDRDEIVQVIQNLTDNAIKYSTPGAAVEIGLAVDLDADGATRARMPGATRLSLLTPDREVGVRYAAITVRDHGPGMAREHLPRLTERFYRVEGQKSGERAGTGLGLAIVKHIVNRHRGGLIVESSPGEGALFTAYFPLVQERSRPEVRAA is encoded by the coding sequence ATGCCGTTTGACGATTCGCCATCCCCCGTCGCCCCGCTGCCGTCCTCGCGCCTGTGGACCGCCGGGACCACCGGCGGCATCGCGGTCATCATCATGCTGGTGATCGCCGCCGCCCGGCCCGACATCTCCATCTGGCTGGTGGGCGGCGCGGCCGTCGTCGCCCTCGTGACCTGGCTCGGCAGTCGACAGGCCCCCACGATCGATCCGACGGCGAGCGCGCAAGCGCCGCAGGCGACCGGCGGTCTGGATGACGGGCGGCTGCTGGACAGTGTGTTCGAGGCGCTGGACGACCCCGTTCTCATCATCAGCGGCGGCGAGGCGGACGACATCGCCGGTCGCCGCATCGTGCTGGCCAACCGTGCGGCCCGCGAGGTCCTGCGGGTGCCGCGCGAGGGCATGCTGCTGGTTTCGGCGATGCGGGACCCCAATGTGCTCGAGGCGGTCGACGAGGCCCTGTTCGGCGGCGTCAGCCGCACGACCGACTATGCGGCGGGTGGCGCCCGTACCCGGCACTGGAAGGCCTGGGTCCGTCCCCTGCCGGCCCCCGAGGGGGCACCCCTGGCGCTTCTGGGACTGCGCGACGAGACCGACGTGCGCCGGATGGAGCTGATGCGCGTCGACTTCCTGGCCAACGCCAGCCACGAGCTGCGCACCCCCCTGGCCTCCCTGAGCGGCTTCATCGAGACGCTGAAGGGACACGCCCGCGACGATCCCGCGGCCCGGGACCGATTCCTGGACATCATGGCGGCCCAGGCCAATCGCATGAGCCGCCTCGTCGCCGACCTTCTGTCGCTGAGCCGGATCGAGCTGAACGAACACATCCCGCCGTCCGGCCGCATCGACCTGGGCCGGGCCGCGGCCGACGTCGTCGATGCGCTCAGCGTCCTCTCCCAGGACCGGGGGGTGTCGATCCATCTGGACGTGGCCAGCGAGGCCCGCATCACCGGGGACCGCGACGAGATCGTGCAGGTGATCCAGAACCTGACCGACAACGCGATCAAATACTCCACCCCGGGGGCGGCGGTGGAGATCGGCCTTGCCGTCGACCTGGACGCCGATGGCGCAACCCGCGCGCGGATGCCCGGAGCCACCCGCCTGTCATTGCTGACGCCCGATCGGGAGGTCGGCGTCCGCTATGCCGCCATCACGGTTCGGGATCACGGCCCGGGCATGGCGCGCGAGCATCTGCCGCGCCTGACCGAGCGGTTCTACCGCGTCGAGGGTCAGAAGAGCGGGGAACGGGCCGGCACAGGGCTCGGCCTCGCGATTGTGAAGCACATCGTCAACCGCCACCGCGGCGGGCTGATCGTCGAGAGCTCTCCGGGCGAAGGCGCTCTATTCACGGCCTATTTTCCGCTGGTCCAGGAGCGGTCGCGGCCCGAGGTTCGGGCGGCCTGA
- a CDS encoding ATP-binding protein: protein MALQWIVNGLTGLHDGRLMLLALTVCVTGTSTTFNLVSMADRSSGRRRSALAALAGVVAGLSIWATHFLAMLGYRFPQAVHYQAGETLASLALVIVAMTLGACAVLKDKSRAARLLTAAVTAFSMTAMHFIGMAAVRIDGHVLTWDPVGVAAAVSLSVAAALCPALWSRKHLRRWRILANTAFSTLSVVILHFGSMAALRVVADTGATAPTTTISESGLMLWVVGGVTLVVGVAAIITGMGLWSRRTSLSQLREAIDTMPDGLGFYDANDRLVIWNARYSEVNAELASALKVGVRFREMLQMGIDQGLYPEAVGREQAWLEERLAARGRLSNTLEQEIAGQRWLRVQDRRTAQGGVVTVVNDITDLKHDAQALAEARDAAEAANRAKSEFLANMSHEIRTPLNGVIGLTQALARTALADDQREMLDLIQSSGHTLQTLLSDILDLARVESGRLEIADEPFNLARAVNDAAHLYAAPAADKGLQFFVEIEPAAAVWVRGDVVRLKQVLTNLVSNAVKFTSTGFVSLTAGLGHDRTGAAILRFTVEDTGVGFDSEAKDRLFNRFEQADGTITRRFGGTGLGLAICRQLAGMMGGDLDCESEAGGGSAFILTLPMVPADAPSAPKPSSAEVSDTIGPRIRVLLADDHPTNRKVVELILGSAPVDLVSVADGAEALAMAMAQPFDLILMDMQMPVMDGLTAVREIRRHEVATTASRTPIVMLTANALPEHIAAGQAAGADRHLSKPFDAAELLSLVSALGGERRALAA from the coding sequence GTGGCCTTGCAGTGGATCGTGAACGGCCTGACGGGACTGCATGACGGGCGGCTGATGCTGCTGGCCCTGACCGTTTGCGTCACCGGTACGTCCACGACCTTCAACCTGGTCAGCATGGCCGATCGCTCGTCCGGACGGCGGCGCAGTGCCTTGGCCGCCCTGGCCGGCGTCGTCGCCGGGCTGTCCATCTGGGCCACGCACTTCCTGGCCATGCTGGGATACCGGTTTCCTCAGGCCGTCCACTATCAGGCCGGCGAGACCCTGGCGTCGCTCGCCCTCGTGATCGTCGCCATGACCCTGGGCGCGTGCGCGGTCCTGAAGGACAAGTCACGGGCGGCTCGCCTGCTGACCGCCGCCGTGACAGCCTTCAGCATGACGGCCATGCATTTCATCGGCATGGCGGCGGTGCGCATCGACGGTCATGTGCTGACCTGGGATCCGGTCGGCGTCGCGGCCGCGGTCTCGCTCAGCGTCGCCGCGGCGCTCTGCCCCGCCCTGTGGAGCCGGAAGCACCTGCGGCGTTGGCGCATCCTGGCGAATACGGCGTTCTCCACGCTGAGCGTCGTCATCCTGCATTTCGGGTCCATGGCGGCGCTGCGCGTCGTGGCGGACACCGGCGCGACGGCCCCCACGACCACGATCAGCGAGAGCGGACTGATGCTCTGGGTGGTCGGCGGCGTCACCCTGGTGGTGGGCGTCGCGGCCATCATCACGGGCATGGGCTTGTGGAGCCGCAGGACCTCGCTGTCGCAACTGCGCGAGGCCATAGACACCATGCCGGACGGGCTGGGCTTCTACGACGCCAATGACCGCCTGGTCATCTGGAATGCCCGGTATTCGGAAGTGAACGCAGAACTGGCCAGCGCGCTGAAGGTCGGGGTGCGGTTCCGCGAGATGCTGCAGATGGGCATCGACCAGGGCCTCTATCCCGAGGCCGTCGGGCGGGAACAGGCCTGGCTGGAAGAGCGGCTGGCCGCCCGCGGACGCCTCTCGAACACGTTGGAGCAGGAGATCGCCGGCCAGCGCTGGCTGCGCGTCCAGGACCGCCGTACGGCCCAGGGCGGGGTGGTGACGGTGGTCAACGACATTACCGACCTGAAGCACGACGCCCAGGCTCTGGCGGAAGCCCGCGACGCGGCCGAGGCGGCCAATCGCGCCAAGTCCGAGTTCCTGGCCAATATGAGCCATGAGATCCGCACGCCGCTGAACGGTGTCATCGGCCTGACCCAGGCCCTGGCGCGGACGGCGCTGGCCGACGATCAGCGCGAGATGCTGGATCTGATCCAGTCGTCGGGACACACACTGCAGACCCTGTTGAGCGACATTCTGGACCTGGCCCGGGTCGAGTCGGGCCGGCTCGAGATCGCCGATGAGCCCTTCAACCTGGCGCGCGCGGTGAACGACGCGGCCCACCTCTATGCCGCCCCGGCCGCGGACAAGGGCCTGCAGTTCTTCGTCGAGATCGAGCCTGCGGCCGCCGTCTGGGTCCGGGGGGACGTGGTGCGGCTGAAACAGGTGCTGACCAACCTGGTATCGAACGCGGTCAAGTTCACCAGCACGGGATTCGTCAGCCTGACTGCCGGCTTAGGTCACGACCGCACCGGGGCCGCCATCCTGCGCTTCACCGTCGAGGACACCGGGGTCGGCTTCGACTCCGAGGCCAAGGATCGGCTGTTCAACCGGTTCGAACAGGCCGACGGCACCATCACCCGCCGGTTCGGGGGCACCGGCCTGGGCCTGGCCATCTGTCGGCAGCTGGCCGGCATGATGGGGGGCGATCTCGACTGCGAAAGCGAGGCCGGGGGCGGATCGGCCTTCATCCTGACCCTGCCGATGGTCCCGGCCGACGCCCCTTCGGCGCCGAAGCCGTCGAGCGCCGAGGTGTCTGACACGATAGGGCCGAGGATCCGGGTGCTGCTGGCCGACGACCATCCGACCAACCGCAAGGTCGTGGAGCTGATCCTGGGGTCCGCGCCGGTCGACCTGGTCTCGGTCGCGGACGGTGCCGAAGCCCTGGCCATGGCCATGGCCCAGCCCTTCGACCTGATCCTGATGGACATGCAGATGCCGGTGATGGACGGCCTGACCGCCGTGCGCGAAATCCGGCGGCACGAGGTAGCGACGACGGCTTCACGCACACCGATCGTCATGCTGACCGCCAATGCCCTGCCCGAGCATATCGCGGCCGGCCAGGCGGCCGGAGCCGACCGGCATCTGTCCAAGCCCTTCGACGCAGCCGAACTGCTGAGCCTGGTCAGCGCGCTCGGCGGCGAGAGACGCGCCCTCGCCGCCTGA
- the aceA gene encoding isocitrate lyase: MTTFADLVPSPAGRFDGIERPYTPEDVLKLRGSVPITHTLAERGANRLWELLHSEPYINALGAVTGNQAMQMVRAGLKAIYLSGWQVAADANTAGAMYPDQSLYPANAAPELCRRINRTLQRADQIEHAEGGAKRDWFVPIVADAEAGFGGPLNSFEIMKAFIEAGAAGVHFEDQLASEKKCGHLGGKVLIPTQAHERNLIAARLAADVMGAPTITVARTDAESAQLITSDIDERDQPFIDRENRTQEGFFRLKEGTGLDHCIARGLSYANIADLLWWETSHPDLDDAKKFAEAVQKQHPGKLMAYNCSPSFNWKAKLDDATIAKFQRELGAMGYKFQFVTLAGFHALNNSMFELADGYRDRGMAAYSELQQREFANEAIGYTATRHQREVGTGYFDQVATVISSGQSSTTAMKESTETAQFVAAE; this comes from the coding sequence ATGACCACCTTCGCCGATCTCGTCCCCTCGCCCGCCGGCCGTTTCGACGGCATCGAGCGCCCCTATACGCCCGAGGATGTGCTGAAGCTGCGCGGCTCGGTGCCGATCACCCACACCCTGGCCGAGCGCGGGGCCAACCGCCTGTGGGAGCTGCTGCACAGCGAGCCCTATATCAACGCCCTGGGCGCGGTGACCGGCAACCAGGCCATGCAGATGGTCCGCGCCGGTCTGAAGGCCATCTATCTGTCGGGCTGGCAGGTCGCCGCCGACGCCAACACCGCCGGCGCCATGTATCCGGACCAGTCGCTTTACCCGGCAAACGCCGCGCCGGAACTGTGCCGCCGCATCAATCGCACCCTGCAGCGCGCCGACCAGATCGAGCATGCCGAGGGCGGGGCCAAGCGCGACTGGTTCGTGCCGATCGTCGCCGACGCCGAGGCCGGCTTCGGCGGTCCGCTGAACAGTTTCGAGATCATGAAGGCCTTCATCGAGGCCGGGGCCGCCGGCGTCCATTTCGAGGACCAGCTGGCGTCCGAGAAGAAATGCGGCCACCTGGGCGGCAAGGTCCTGATCCCGACTCAGGCGCATGAGCGCAACCTGATCGCCGCCCGCCTGGCCGCCGACGTCATGGGCGCGCCGACCATCACGGTGGCGCGCACCGACGCCGAGTCGGCCCAGCTGATCACGTCCGATATCGACGAGCGGGACCAGCCCTTCATCGATCGCGAGAACCGCACCCAGGAGGGCTTCTTCCGTCTGAAGGAAGGCACGGGCCTCGACCACTGCATCGCGCGCGGCCTGTCCTACGCCAACATCGCCGACCTGCTGTGGTGGGAGACCTCGCACCCGGACCTGGACGACGCCAAGAAGTTCGCGGAAGCGGTCCAGAAGCAGCACCCCGGCAAGCTGATGGCCTACAACTGCTCGCCCTCCTTCAACTGGAAGGCCAAGCTGGACGACGCCACCATCGCCAAGTTCCAGCGCGAGCTGGGGGCCATGGGTTACAAGTTCCAGTTCGTGACCCTGGCCGGCTTCCACGCCCTGAACAACTCGATGTTCGAGCTGGCCGACGGCTACCGCGACCGCGGCATGGCGGCCTATTCCGAGCTGCAACAGCGCGAGTTCGCCAACGAGGCCATCGGCTACACCGCCACGCGCCACCAGCGCGAGGTCGGCACCGGCTATTTCGACCAGGTCGCCACCGTCATTTCCAGCGGGCAGTCCTCGACGACCGCCATGAAGGAATCCACCGAAACCGCCCAGTTCGTGGCGGCGGAATAA
- a CDS encoding short-chain fatty acyl-CoA regulator family protein has translation MDVTADRKLFLGARVKRLRRDRGLTQTAMAGDLGVSPSYLNHIERNQRPVSAQLLLRLAEAYDVDLRSLGQASAAGEADLAEVLADPLFKGLDVPRHELLQLVDDAPGAAEAILRLYRAFATQRDKSRAALIDGGQAADGPSPADWVRDHVQARSNYFPELDGLGETLHAALDPTMTGEGCEALARQRLAARHNLAVKVMPAEVMVEWTRRFDPHRRRLLLSETLDHSSRAFAIAYQLALAEHDGELNALTDAARPPDVTTRALLKVSLTNTLAAAILMPYAAFQRMAEATGYDIARLQTRFAVSFEQVAHRLTTLSRPTARGVPFFLIRVDQAGNVSKRYAAGAFPFARFGGACPRWRLHSAFRTPGRLVTQIIETPDGRRWFTLARTVDRQGHDGHGERYDLAIGLGCELKDAHRLVQARGLDLTAPEVTPIGPACRLCHRHPCAERAAPPVDRVLAVDDWSKSVSPYPFGAG, from the coding sequence ATGGACGTCACAGCCGATCGCAAACTGTTCCTGGGCGCGCGGGTCAAGCGGCTGCGGCGGGATCGCGGCCTGACCCAGACGGCCATGGCCGGCGACCTGGGGGTCTCGCCCAGCTATCTCAACCATATCGAGCGCAACCAGCGACCCGTCTCGGCCCAGCTGTTGCTGCGGCTGGCCGAGGCCTACGATGTCGATCTGAGGTCTTTGGGCCAAGCCAGCGCGGCGGGCGAGGCCGACCTGGCCGAGGTCCTGGCCGATCCCCTGTTCAAGGGGCTGGACGTGCCGCGTCACGAGCTGCTGCAACTGGTGGACGACGCCCCGGGGGCGGCGGAGGCGATTTTGAGGCTGTACCGTGCCTTCGCCACGCAAAGGGACAAATCCCGTGCCGCCCTGATCGACGGGGGGCAGGCGGCCGACGGCCCCTCCCCCGCCGACTGGGTGCGGGACCATGTGCAGGCCCGCTCCAACTATTTTCCCGAGCTGGACGGCCTGGGCGAGACCCTGCACGCGGCCCTTGATCCGACCATGACCGGCGAGGGATGCGAGGCCCTGGCCCGCCAGCGACTGGCCGCCCGGCACAATCTGGCGGTCAAGGTCATGCCGGCCGAGGTCATGGTGGAATGGACCCGCCGGTTCGATCCGCACCGCCGCCGCCTGCTGTTGTCGGAGACACTGGACCACTCGTCGCGCGCCTTTGCCATCGCCTATCAGCTGGCCTTGGCCGAGCACGACGGCGAGCTGAACGCCCTGACCGACGCCGCCCGGCCGCCGGATGTGACGACGCGGGCCCTGCTGAAGGTGTCGCTGACCAATACGCTCGCCGCCGCCATCCTGATGCCCTACGCCGCCTTCCAGCGGATGGCCGAGGCCACCGGCTATGACATCGCCCGACTGCAGACCCGGTTCGCGGTCTCGTTCGAGCAGGTGGCGCACCGGCTGACGACCCTGTCGCGACCGACGGCGCGGGGCGTGCCCTTCTTCCTGATACGGGTCGATCAGGCAGGCAATGTGTCGAAACGCTATGCCGCCGGAGCCTTTCCGTTCGCGCGCTTCGGCGGGGCCTGTCCGCGCTGGCGGCTGCATTCGGCGTTTCGCACGCCCGGGCGCCTGGTGACCCAGATCATCGAGACGCCGGACGGCCGGCGCTGGTTCACCCTGGCCCGGACGGTGGACCGTCAGGGCCACGACGGCCATGGCGAGCGCTATGACCTGGCCATCGGCCTGGGCTGCGAGCTAAAGGACGCGCACCGGCTGGTCCAGGCCCGGGGCCTCGACCTGACCGCCCCGGAGGTCACGCCGATCGGCCCCGCCTGCCGCCTGTGCCACCGCCACCCCTGCGCCGAGCGCGCCGCCCCGCCGGTGGACCGCGTTCTGGCCGTCGACGACTGGTCCAAGTCGGTCAGCCCCTATCCGTTCGGGGCGGGGTGA